From Triticum aestivum cultivar Chinese Spring chromosome 4A, IWGSC CS RefSeq v2.1, whole genome shotgun sequence, a single genomic window includes:
- the LOC123082247 gene encoding B3 domain-containing protein Os03g0619600-like yields the protein MRKSCECCKRYWTHLHGKVKCFFTHMDRNSSHSMVIPESFVNYFGWKLSGTIELEAPNGNVYDVGITERRNKTVLRSGWEAFVDANHIVERDSLMFRYHGNCRFKVVVFGASGCEKVVSCSARTQSNINDQEPSTNSTDISTSSSDGNTHSSARGRSDDCQSGSSGHCRKRARKDAIPSRSEDLSEDSPCEHESSESEDTKRIGITPDHDDTDPYMMSLGARLSQMQRKKVLKKVGAIASDLHIYVAVMTTTSVRAALTFATQYCDTYLRKGSRSLVFQAEGKSQQWHGELHDTNRALRIFGGWTSFARDNNLREGDICLFELMKNKVELKQKMMVYIIRRERC from the exons ATGAGAAAGTCCTGCGAGTGCTGCAAGAGATACTGGACTCATTTGCATGGAAAGGTCAAGTGTTTCTTCACCCACATGGACAGAAACTCTAGCCATAGCATG GTCATACCAGAGAGCTTTGTGAACTATTTTGGGTGGAAGCTATCAGGAACCATTGAACTAGAAGCCCCCAATGGTAATGTGTACGATGTCGGAATTACTGAGCGTAGGAACAAAACAGTACTCCGATCTGGGTGGGAGGCGTTTGTGGacgcgaatcatatagtagaaaGAGACTCGCTGATGTTCCGATACCATGGAAATTGTCGCTTCAAGGTTGTGGTCTTTGGTGCTAGTGGTTGTGAGAAAGTGGTGTCATGTTCTGCTCGCACACAGAGCAATATCAATGATCAAGAACCAAGCACAAATTCTACAGACATTTCAACCAGTTCCAGTGATGGTAATACTCATTCGTCAGCACGAGGACGATCGGATGATTGCCAGAGTGGAAGCTCAGGCCATTGTCGAAAACGAGCAAGGAAAGATGCAATACCTTCTCGGTCAGAGGATTTGTCAG AAGACAGTCCATGTGAGCACGAGTCATCTGAATCGGAAGATACTAAACGTATTGGAATAACACCCGACCATGATGATACAGACCCATACATGATGTCACTGGGTGCCCGTCTATCCCAAATGCAGAGGAAGAAAGTTCTGAAGAAAGTTGGAGCCATTGCATCAGATCTGCACATCTACGTCGCAGTCATGACCACGACCAGTGTCCGTGCCGCCCTA ACCTTTGCCACACAATACTGTGACACGTACCTTCGGAAGGGGAGCCGGAGTTTGGTGTTTCAGGCAGAGGGGAAGAGCCAGCAATGGCATGGTGAGTTGCACGACACCAATCGTGCCCTGAGGATATTTGGAGGCTGGACTTCTTTTGCGAGAGACAATAACCTGCGGGAGGGGGACATCTGCCTCTTCGAGCTGATGAAAAACAAGGTGgaactgaagcagaagatgatgGTCTATATCATTCGCCGTGAGCGTTGCTAG